A single region of the Anomaloglossus baeobatrachus isolate aAnoBae1 chromosome 2, aAnoBae1.hap1, whole genome shotgun sequence genome encodes:
- the LOC142292242 gene encoding collagenase 3-like, which yields MMQAHCLVLLSLSYGALAMPRFQNKAGISSSDQNLAEEYLNKFYTANAKEKSSFTERLEAMQKFFRMKVTGKLDTDTMNMMKAPRCGMPDVAEFSTFNGRPRWQRNSITYRIVNYTPDLPRNVIEDSIQRAFGVWSQVTPLRFTKVNNGDADILIQFSARSHGDQSPFDGSNGVLAHAYAPGARIGGDAHFDEDERWTNNQAGFNLFLVAAHEFGHSLGLNHSDDPQALMFPTYRYVNTANYRLSRDDVNGIQSLYGRRRK from the exons ATGATGCAAGCACATTGCTTGGTTCTGCTTTCCCTGAGTTATGGCGCTCTTGCCATGCCAAGATTCCAAAACAAAGCTGGCATCAGCTCTTCAGATCAGAATTTAGCAGAG GAATACTTAAACAAATTTTATACCGCCAACGCTAAGGAAAAAAGTTCATTTACGGAAAGGCTTGAGGCAATGCAAAAATTCTTCAGGATGAAAGTAACAGGAAAGCTGGACACGGACACAATGAACATGATGAAAGCTCCAAGATGTGGCATGCCTGACGTGGCAGAGTTCTCTACATTCAATGGCAGACCAAGATGGCAGAGAAACTCTATTACCTACAG AATTGTGAATTACACCCCAGACCTTCCCAGAAATGTGATTGAGGATTCGATTCAGAGGGCATTCGGTGTCTGGAGCCAAGTCACTCCCCTGAGGTTCACTAAAGTGAACAATGGAGACGCAGACATCCTCATCCAGTTCAGTGCAAGAT CACACGGTGATCAGAGCCCATTTGATGGCTCCAATGGTGTCCTCGCTCATGCCTATGCTCCTGGTGCCAGAATTGGTGGTGATGCCCACTTTGATGAAGATGAAAGATGGACAAATAACCAAGCAG GCTTCAATCTATTTCTGGTGGCTGCTCATGAGTTTGGCCATTCCTTGGGACTCAATCACTCCGATGACCCTCAGGCCCTGATGTTTCCAACCTACCGCTATGTGAACACAGCCAATTACCGCCTGTCTCGAGATGATGTCAATGGAATACAGTCCCTGTATGGTCGAAGGCGCAAGTAA